Proteins from one Malaya genurostris strain Urasoe2022 chromosome 2, Malgen_1.1, whole genome shotgun sequence genomic window:
- the LOC131428270 gene encoding glycogen debranching enzyme isoform X2 → MSEQSTLIKLAIHHNDKGEGTLYRLKKNSLVHVHPGASLLGRRVAIYCNYPGDGKDFERKQYTQLQWFSSTGGSLNPDGATYVSIKDVDIYCNVHLTRSGAYHFYITYEGQEKDGPQAGLYVQVEPHLTVGKGDTLTHLSLNSIRCQTVISKLMGPVKSWESKLQVTKESGYNLVHFTPIQELGGSRSAYSLKNQLKVNPEFQNDKDHAVTFDDVEKVVKKMREDWGVASICDIVLNHTANESIWIREYPECTYNCFTSPHLRPAFLLDALLARFGEDVAAGLLEHVGVPKVVETSDHLQAIRWQLHTHYLPQIKLHEFYQCDVDKYVLRFNEEASKQSPTPAQLVPDGEIQLKQCPEYRRLGVEVDFDRVLKIYNVFRQDCFDEDSRKRKCVEAFRARLQWLNEEVRKEIQAHLEYAIDNCLAGTRYERVQEDGPQIKGISLKYPLFMKYFTQYGTQGKSLKDIEEMMYTGAGKLFMAHNGWVINCDPLVDFAKPQSGTGNVYIRRELIAWGDSVKLRYGDKPEDCPYLWQHMKEYVDTTARIFDGVRLDNCHSTPIHVAEWLLDSARKTNPDLYVVAELFTNSDHADNIFVNRLGITSLIREALAAWDSHEEGRLVYRYGGAPVGAFFLNPRRILAPSIAHALFMDLTHDNPSAIEKRSIFDLIPSSALVSMACCATGSNRGYDELVPHHIHVVDEERQYQEWGKQVSKTTGIIAVKEAFNLLHGGLATRGFDQVFVDQMHPDIVAVTRHSTKNRETVILVAHSAFGYPNPWAGPTGVRPLRFEGNFLEIIFEVQIYKKTGQTFDRPSEFEKNDQYINGLEEYVVDFRKNLALNESDIFKKEAQFDGNVTQLDFVNLKPGSVVAIRVAMTDSAKPPIENLQGLMKEFHDDNGSRYAELQHILSKLDLIDFNNLLYCCSEEERDNGGGPYSISGYGETVYSGIQGIVSILSDIGPNNDLGHPLANNLREGNWLIDYCSERLSKYPNLIPVAKWLAKNLAPLKEIPRYLIPSYFDVILTEVHRLIINAACHLMTDFVRHGSYFGRCLALGTIQCVRIAPSANLPKLSPNVADPKPPQQCATLAAGLPHFSTGYMRCWGRDTFIAVRGLMLLTGRYNEARYMILGFGGCLRHGLIPNLLDGGMNARFNCRDAIWWWIYTIKQFVEETPNGKAILKDKVSRLYPTDDSDAKKPGECDQMLYETIHEALTVHFQGLCYRERNAGSRIDAHMKDKGFNNRIGVHPETGFVFGGNNANCGTWMDKMGSSDKAGNRGIPSTPRDGSAVELVGLQMAALRFMQRMAEQKIIPYSSVERTSNNGTKTVWTYKEWANKIAANFEKEFYVDTNCDSTYVNKRQIYKDTVGSEIPWTDFQLRCNFPIALVAAPELCDPKHAWLALENARKYLLGPLGMKTLDCEDWAYRGNYDNSIDNDDKTIAHGANYHNGPEWVWPIGFYLRARLIFAKANGLLKETISETWTILQTHLKELQTNHWRGLAELTNENGAYCKDSCRTQAWSMGCVLEVLHELEKQEKEL, encoded by the exons ATGTCGGAGCAGAGCACTTTGATCAAACTTGCCATCCATCATAATGATAAAGGAGAAGGGACACTCTATCGTCTGAAGAAGAATTCGTTAGTTCACGTTCATCCAGGAGCATCGCTTTTGGGTCGTCGAGTGGCGATCTACTGCAATTATCCGGGTGATG GAAAGGATTTCGAACGAAAGCAGTATACTCAGCTGCAATGGTTTTCATCAACCGGTGGTTCACTGAATCCAGATGGCGCAACATATGTTTCGATCAAAGACGTCGATATATACTGCAACGTGCATCTGACTCGTTCGGGAGCGTATCACTTTTATATCACGTACGAAGGTCAAGAAAAGGACGGACCCCAGGCTGGATTGTACGTTCAGGTGGAACCTCATCTAACGGTGGGAAAAGGTGACACCCTCACCCATCTCAGTTTGAATTCTATTCGATGTCAGACAGTGATTTCCAAATTGATGGGCCCAGTCAAAAGCTGGGAATCAAAACTACAAGTGACCAAAGAAAGTGGCTATAATTTGGTTCACTTCACCCCCATCCAGGAGTTGGGTGGCTCAAGATCAGCTTACTCGCTGAAGAATCAACTGAAAGTTAATCCGGAATTTCAAAATGACAAGGATCACGCTGTTACTTTTGACGATGTAGAAAAAGTGGTTAAGAAAATGCGTGAGGATTGGGGAGTAGCGTCAATCTGCGATATCGTTCTGAATCACACTGCAAACGAGTCGATTTGGATTCGTGAATATCCCGAGTGTACCTATAATTGTTTCACTAGTCCCCATTTGAGGCCGGCATTTCTGCTGGATGCTCTGCTGGCTCGATTCGGTGAAGATGTAGCGGCCGGTTTGCTCGAACATGTTGGTGTACCGAAAGTCGTGGAAACCTCGGATCATTTGCAAGCCATCCGGTGGCAATTACACACTCATTATCTGCCACAGATTAAGTTGCATGAGTTCTATCAGTGCGATGTGGATAAGTATGTTTTGAG ATTCAACGAAGAAGCCTCAAAGCAGAGCCCTACACCGGCCCAGTTGGTTCCGGATGGGGAAATCCAGCTTAAGCAATGTCCCGAATATCGTCGGTTGGGCGTAGAAGTGGACTTTGACCGAGTGTTGAAGATATATAATGTTTTCCGGCAGGATTGTTTCGATGAGGACAGTCGCAAACGCAAGTGCGTTGAAGCGTTTCGCGCTCGTTTGCAGTGGTTGAATGAAGAAGTCAGAAAGGAAATCCAGGCTCACTTGGAGTATGCCATAGATAATTGCTTGGCCGGAACACGGTATGAGCGGGTACAAGAAGATGGACCGCAGATCAAGGGTATTTCTTTGAAATATCCACTGTTTATGAAGTACTTCACTCAGTATGGAACTCAAGGGAAATCGTTGAAAGACATTGAGGAAATGATGTACACCGGAGCGGGTAAACTGTTTATGGCTCACAATGGCTGGGTTATCAATTGTGATCCTTTGGTGGATTTTGCTAAGCCGCAATCTGGAACGGGAAATGTTTACATCCGAAGAGAGCTGATTGCCTGGGGAGATAGCGTTAAATTGCGTTATGGTGACAAACCGGAAGACTGCCCGTATTTATGGCAACACATGAAGGAGTATGTTGACACCACGGCCAGAATTTTCGATGGAGTTCGCTTGGATAATTGCCATTCGACTCCAATTCATGTTGCTGAATGGTTGCTGGATTCCGCTCGAAAGACAAACCCCGACCTGTATGTTGTTGCTGAGCTGTTCACCAACTCTGATCACGCGGATAATATTTTTGTTAACCGACTCGGAATTACCTCCCTCATTCGAG AGGCCCTTGCCGCTTGGGACTCTCACGAGGAAGGCCGCCTGGTGTATCGTTACGGAGGGGCTCCGGTCGGTGCGTTTTTCCTCAACCCAAGACGAATACTGGCTCCAAGTATTGCACATGCCCTGTTCATGGATCTAACCCATGATAATCCGTCGGCGATCGAAAAACGTTCGATTTTCGATTTGATCCCATCGTCTGCTCTGGTCTCGATGGCTTGTTGCGCCACCGGCAGCAATCGCGGTTACGACGAATTGGTCCCACATCAT ATTCACGTGGTAGATGAGGAACGCCAGTATCAGGAATGGGGCAAGCAAGTCAGCAAAACAACCGGAATAATTGCTGTTAAGGAAGCGTTCAATCTGCTCCACGGTGGACTGGCTACCAGGGGTTTCGATCAGGTGTTTGTCGATCAAATGCATCCGGATATTGTGGCCGTAACTCGTCACTCTACTAAAAACCGCGAAACGGTTATACTGGTAGCTCATTCGGCTTTCGGTTATCCGAACCCTTGGGCAGGCCCTACTGGTGTGCGACCACTGCGTTTCGAAGGTAATTTCCTGGAAATTATCTTTGAGGTCCAGATTTACAAAAA aACCGGTCAAACATTCGATCGCCCATCGGAGTTTGAGAAAAATGATCAATATATCAACGGGTTAGAGGAATACGTGGTAGATTTCCGGAAGAATCTTGCTTTGAACGAATCGGATATCTTTAAAAAAGAAGCTCAATTTGATGGCAACGTAACTCAATTGGATTTCGTGAATCTAAAACCGGGATCTGTGGTGGCTATCCGAGTGGCTATGACCGACAGTGCAAAACCTCCAATTGAGAATCTTCAGGGATTGATGAAAGAGTTTCATGATGATAATGGTTCAAGATATGCGGAATTGCAGCACATTTTATCCAAGCTGGATTTGATAGATTTCAACAATTTACTCTACTGCTGTTCCGAAGAGGAACGAGATAACGGTGGTGGTCCTTACAGTATATCTGGCTACGGAGAAACGGTGTATTCCGGAATACAAGGAATCGTTTCAATTCTAAGTGATATTGGCCCTAACAATGATTTGGGACACCCATTGGCCAATAACCTTCGAGAAGGAAATTGGTTGATTGACTATTGTTCGGAACGGTTATCGAAGTACCCAAACCTTATACCCGTTGCCAAGTGGTTGGCTAAAAATCTGGCCCCATTAAAGGAGATCCCACGTTACTTGATTCCAAGTTATTTCGACGTGATCTTAACGGAGGTTCATCGACTGATAATTAACGCAGCCTGCCATTTGATGACCGATTTCGTTCGTCACGGATCATATTTTGGTCGTTGTTTAGCACTGGGAACAATTCAGTGTGTTCGGATCGCGCCTTCGGCCAACCTACCCAAACTTAGTCCAAATGTGGCAGATCCAAAACCACCGCAACAGTGCGCTACACTCGCAGCTGGTTTACCTCATTTTTCAACCGGATATATGCGTTGCTGGGGACGGGATACTTTCATTGCTGTGCGTGGATTGATGCTCCTAACGGGGCGGTATAACGAGGCACGATACATGATTCTAGGTTTTGGTGGATGTTTGCGACATGGCTTGATCCCGAACCTTCTGGATGGTGGCATGAATGCTCGCTTTAACTGCCGCGATGCCATTTGGTGGTGGATCTACACTATTAAACAGTTTGTCGAAGAAACGCCCAACGGAAAAGCCATCTTGAAGGACAAAGTTTCTCGATTGTATCCCACCGACGATTCCGACGCGAAGAAACCCGGCGAATGT GATCAAATGCTATACGAAACAATCCACGAGGCGCTGACTGTTCATTTCCAGGGACTGTGCTATCGCGAGAGGAACGCAGGATCCCGTATAGATGCTCACATGAAGGACAAGGGATTTAATAATAGGATTGGGGTCCATCCGGAAACTGGATTTGTTTTCGGTGGTAATAATGCCAATTGTGGTACCTGGATGGACAAAATGGGATCCAGTGATAAAGCTGGAAACCGGGGTATTCCTTCCACTCCAAGAGATGGTTCGGCAGTAGAACTAGTTGGATTGCAAATGGCTGCTTTGCGATTCATGCAGCGAATGGCGGAACAAAAGATTATCCCATACAGTTCGGTTGAACGTACCTCGAACAATGGCACCAAAACTGTATGGACCTATAAAGAGTGGGCCAACAAAATTGCGGCCAATTTCGAAAAGGAGTTTTACGTAGATACGAACTGTGACAGCACTTATGTGAACAAGAGGCAAATATACAAGGACACGGTTGGATCGGAGATACCCTGGACGGATTTCCAACTTCGGTGTAATTTTCCAATTGCCCTGGTCGCTGCGCCGGAGCTTTGTGATCCGAAACACGCTTGGTTAGCATTGGAAAATGCACGAAAGTATCTTTTGGGTCCACTCGGTATGAAGACTTTGGACTGTGAAGATTGGGCATATCGGGGT
- the LOC131428270 gene encoding glycogen debranching enzyme isoform X1, which produces MKCLRKSDSFLKTEKLPSKNMSEQSTLIKLAIHHNDKGEGTLYRLKKNSLVHVHPGASLLGRRVAIYCNYPGDGKDFERKQYTQLQWFSSTGGSLNPDGATYVSIKDVDIYCNVHLTRSGAYHFYITYEGQEKDGPQAGLYVQVEPHLTVGKGDTLTHLSLNSIRCQTVISKLMGPVKSWESKLQVTKESGYNLVHFTPIQELGGSRSAYSLKNQLKVNPEFQNDKDHAVTFDDVEKVVKKMREDWGVASICDIVLNHTANESIWIREYPECTYNCFTSPHLRPAFLLDALLARFGEDVAAGLLEHVGVPKVVETSDHLQAIRWQLHTHYLPQIKLHEFYQCDVDKYVLRFNEEASKQSPTPAQLVPDGEIQLKQCPEYRRLGVEVDFDRVLKIYNVFRQDCFDEDSRKRKCVEAFRARLQWLNEEVRKEIQAHLEYAIDNCLAGTRYERVQEDGPQIKGISLKYPLFMKYFTQYGTQGKSLKDIEEMMYTGAGKLFMAHNGWVINCDPLVDFAKPQSGTGNVYIRRELIAWGDSVKLRYGDKPEDCPYLWQHMKEYVDTTARIFDGVRLDNCHSTPIHVAEWLLDSARKTNPDLYVVAELFTNSDHADNIFVNRLGITSLIREALAAWDSHEEGRLVYRYGGAPVGAFFLNPRRILAPSIAHALFMDLTHDNPSAIEKRSIFDLIPSSALVSMACCATGSNRGYDELVPHHIHVVDEERQYQEWGKQVSKTTGIIAVKEAFNLLHGGLATRGFDQVFVDQMHPDIVAVTRHSTKNRETVILVAHSAFGYPNPWAGPTGVRPLRFEGNFLEIIFEVQIYKKTGQTFDRPSEFEKNDQYINGLEEYVVDFRKNLALNESDIFKKEAQFDGNVTQLDFVNLKPGSVVAIRVAMTDSAKPPIENLQGLMKEFHDDNGSRYAELQHILSKLDLIDFNNLLYCCSEEERDNGGGPYSISGYGETVYSGIQGIVSILSDIGPNNDLGHPLANNLREGNWLIDYCSERLSKYPNLIPVAKWLAKNLAPLKEIPRYLIPSYFDVILTEVHRLIINAACHLMTDFVRHGSYFGRCLALGTIQCVRIAPSANLPKLSPNVADPKPPQQCATLAAGLPHFSTGYMRCWGRDTFIAVRGLMLLTGRYNEARYMILGFGGCLRHGLIPNLLDGGMNARFNCRDAIWWWIYTIKQFVEETPNGKAILKDKVSRLYPTDDSDAKKPGECDQMLYETIHEALTVHFQGLCYRERNAGSRIDAHMKDKGFNNRIGVHPETGFVFGGNNANCGTWMDKMGSSDKAGNRGIPSTPRDGSAVELVGLQMAALRFMQRMAEQKIIPYSSVERTSNNGTKTVWTYKEWANKIAANFEKEFYVDTNCDSTYVNKRQIYKDTVGSEIPWTDFQLRCNFPIALVAAPELCDPKHAWLALENARKYLLGPLGMKTLDCEDWAYRGNYDNSIDNDDKTIAHGANYHNGPEWVWPIGFYLRARLIFAKANGLLKETISETWTILQTHLKELQTNHWRGLAELTNENGAYCKDSCRTQAWSMGCVLEVLHELEKQEKEL; this is translated from the exons ATGAAGTGTTTAAGAAAAAGTGATTCTTTTCTCAAAACTGag AAACTTCCATCGAAAAACATGTCGGAGCAGAGCACTTTGATCAAACTTGCCATCCATCATAATGATAAAGGAGAAGGGACACTCTATCGTCTGAAGAAGAATTCGTTAGTTCACGTTCATCCAGGAGCATCGCTTTTGGGTCGTCGAGTGGCGATCTACTGCAATTATCCGGGTGATG GAAAGGATTTCGAACGAAAGCAGTATACTCAGCTGCAATGGTTTTCATCAACCGGTGGTTCACTGAATCCAGATGGCGCAACATATGTTTCGATCAAAGACGTCGATATATACTGCAACGTGCATCTGACTCGTTCGGGAGCGTATCACTTTTATATCACGTACGAAGGTCAAGAAAAGGACGGACCCCAGGCTGGATTGTACGTTCAGGTGGAACCTCATCTAACGGTGGGAAAAGGTGACACCCTCACCCATCTCAGTTTGAATTCTATTCGATGTCAGACAGTGATTTCCAAATTGATGGGCCCAGTCAAAAGCTGGGAATCAAAACTACAAGTGACCAAAGAAAGTGGCTATAATTTGGTTCACTTCACCCCCATCCAGGAGTTGGGTGGCTCAAGATCAGCTTACTCGCTGAAGAATCAACTGAAAGTTAATCCGGAATTTCAAAATGACAAGGATCACGCTGTTACTTTTGACGATGTAGAAAAAGTGGTTAAGAAAATGCGTGAGGATTGGGGAGTAGCGTCAATCTGCGATATCGTTCTGAATCACACTGCAAACGAGTCGATTTGGATTCGTGAATATCCCGAGTGTACCTATAATTGTTTCACTAGTCCCCATTTGAGGCCGGCATTTCTGCTGGATGCTCTGCTGGCTCGATTCGGTGAAGATGTAGCGGCCGGTTTGCTCGAACATGTTGGTGTACCGAAAGTCGTGGAAACCTCGGATCATTTGCAAGCCATCCGGTGGCAATTACACACTCATTATCTGCCACAGATTAAGTTGCATGAGTTCTATCAGTGCGATGTGGATAAGTATGTTTTGAG ATTCAACGAAGAAGCCTCAAAGCAGAGCCCTACACCGGCCCAGTTGGTTCCGGATGGGGAAATCCAGCTTAAGCAATGTCCCGAATATCGTCGGTTGGGCGTAGAAGTGGACTTTGACCGAGTGTTGAAGATATATAATGTTTTCCGGCAGGATTGTTTCGATGAGGACAGTCGCAAACGCAAGTGCGTTGAAGCGTTTCGCGCTCGTTTGCAGTGGTTGAATGAAGAAGTCAGAAAGGAAATCCAGGCTCACTTGGAGTATGCCATAGATAATTGCTTGGCCGGAACACGGTATGAGCGGGTACAAGAAGATGGACCGCAGATCAAGGGTATTTCTTTGAAATATCCACTGTTTATGAAGTACTTCACTCAGTATGGAACTCAAGGGAAATCGTTGAAAGACATTGAGGAAATGATGTACACCGGAGCGGGTAAACTGTTTATGGCTCACAATGGCTGGGTTATCAATTGTGATCCTTTGGTGGATTTTGCTAAGCCGCAATCTGGAACGGGAAATGTTTACATCCGAAGAGAGCTGATTGCCTGGGGAGATAGCGTTAAATTGCGTTATGGTGACAAACCGGAAGACTGCCCGTATTTATGGCAACACATGAAGGAGTATGTTGACACCACGGCCAGAATTTTCGATGGAGTTCGCTTGGATAATTGCCATTCGACTCCAATTCATGTTGCTGAATGGTTGCTGGATTCCGCTCGAAAGACAAACCCCGACCTGTATGTTGTTGCTGAGCTGTTCACCAACTCTGATCACGCGGATAATATTTTTGTTAACCGACTCGGAATTACCTCCCTCATTCGAG AGGCCCTTGCCGCTTGGGACTCTCACGAGGAAGGCCGCCTGGTGTATCGTTACGGAGGGGCTCCGGTCGGTGCGTTTTTCCTCAACCCAAGACGAATACTGGCTCCAAGTATTGCACATGCCCTGTTCATGGATCTAACCCATGATAATCCGTCGGCGATCGAAAAACGTTCGATTTTCGATTTGATCCCATCGTCTGCTCTGGTCTCGATGGCTTGTTGCGCCACCGGCAGCAATCGCGGTTACGACGAATTGGTCCCACATCAT ATTCACGTGGTAGATGAGGAACGCCAGTATCAGGAATGGGGCAAGCAAGTCAGCAAAACAACCGGAATAATTGCTGTTAAGGAAGCGTTCAATCTGCTCCACGGTGGACTGGCTACCAGGGGTTTCGATCAGGTGTTTGTCGATCAAATGCATCCGGATATTGTGGCCGTAACTCGTCACTCTACTAAAAACCGCGAAACGGTTATACTGGTAGCTCATTCGGCTTTCGGTTATCCGAACCCTTGGGCAGGCCCTACTGGTGTGCGACCACTGCGTTTCGAAGGTAATTTCCTGGAAATTATCTTTGAGGTCCAGATTTACAAAAA aACCGGTCAAACATTCGATCGCCCATCGGAGTTTGAGAAAAATGATCAATATATCAACGGGTTAGAGGAATACGTGGTAGATTTCCGGAAGAATCTTGCTTTGAACGAATCGGATATCTTTAAAAAAGAAGCTCAATTTGATGGCAACGTAACTCAATTGGATTTCGTGAATCTAAAACCGGGATCTGTGGTGGCTATCCGAGTGGCTATGACCGACAGTGCAAAACCTCCAATTGAGAATCTTCAGGGATTGATGAAAGAGTTTCATGATGATAATGGTTCAAGATATGCGGAATTGCAGCACATTTTATCCAAGCTGGATTTGATAGATTTCAACAATTTACTCTACTGCTGTTCCGAAGAGGAACGAGATAACGGTGGTGGTCCTTACAGTATATCTGGCTACGGAGAAACGGTGTATTCCGGAATACAAGGAATCGTTTCAATTCTAAGTGATATTGGCCCTAACAATGATTTGGGACACCCATTGGCCAATAACCTTCGAGAAGGAAATTGGTTGATTGACTATTGTTCGGAACGGTTATCGAAGTACCCAAACCTTATACCCGTTGCCAAGTGGTTGGCTAAAAATCTGGCCCCATTAAAGGAGATCCCACGTTACTTGATTCCAAGTTATTTCGACGTGATCTTAACGGAGGTTCATCGACTGATAATTAACGCAGCCTGCCATTTGATGACCGATTTCGTTCGTCACGGATCATATTTTGGTCGTTGTTTAGCACTGGGAACAATTCAGTGTGTTCGGATCGCGCCTTCGGCCAACCTACCCAAACTTAGTCCAAATGTGGCAGATCCAAAACCACCGCAACAGTGCGCTACACTCGCAGCTGGTTTACCTCATTTTTCAACCGGATATATGCGTTGCTGGGGACGGGATACTTTCATTGCTGTGCGTGGATTGATGCTCCTAACGGGGCGGTATAACGAGGCACGATACATGATTCTAGGTTTTGGTGGATGTTTGCGACATGGCTTGATCCCGAACCTTCTGGATGGTGGCATGAATGCTCGCTTTAACTGCCGCGATGCCATTTGGTGGTGGATCTACACTATTAAACAGTTTGTCGAAGAAACGCCCAACGGAAAAGCCATCTTGAAGGACAAAGTTTCTCGATTGTATCCCACCGACGATTCCGACGCGAAGAAACCCGGCGAATGT GATCAAATGCTATACGAAACAATCCACGAGGCGCTGACTGTTCATTTCCAGGGACTGTGCTATCGCGAGAGGAACGCAGGATCCCGTATAGATGCTCACATGAAGGACAAGGGATTTAATAATAGGATTGGGGTCCATCCGGAAACTGGATTTGTTTTCGGTGGTAATAATGCCAATTGTGGTACCTGGATGGACAAAATGGGATCCAGTGATAAAGCTGGAAACCGGGGTATTCCTTCCACTCCAAGAGATGGTTCGGCAGTAGAACTAGTTGGATTGCAAATGGCTGCTTTGCGATTCATGCAGCGAATGGCGGAACAAAAGATTATCCCATACAGTTCGGTTGAACGTACCTCGAACAATGGCACCAAAACTGTATGGACCTATAAAGAGTGGGCCAACAAAATTGCGGCCAATTTCGAAAAGGAGTTTTACGTAGATACGAACTGTGACAGCACTTATGTGAACAAGAGGCAAATATACAAGGACACGGTTGGATCGGAGATACCCTGGACGGATTTCCAACTTCGGTGTAATTTTCCAATTGCCCTGGTCGCTGCGCCGGAGCTTTGTGATCCGAAACACGCTTGGTTAGCATTGGAAAATGCACGAAAGTATCTTTTGGGTCCACTCGGTATGAAGACTTTGGACTGTGAAGATTGGGCATATCGGGGT